One Alnus glutinosa chromosome 13, dhAlnGlut1.1, whole genome shotgun sequence genomic window, GCGTCCGGCCCGACTCGCCCGCGTTCGTGACCCTGCACCGGGTCGTGAAGTCTCGGACGAGGGAGGACGAGGCGGTGTTCGGGAGCAGGGAGCCGGTTCGGGCTGGCGAGGGGGTCCGGTTCGAGGTGTACCTGAGGGAGGAGAGGGTCGTAAAGGGGATTTTTCGAAAGGACGAGGGGCAGGAGTGGAAATTGGAGTGCAAGTGCGCGGTGGAGAGCGAGAGCGCGAATGAGGCTGACGTGGCGGAGGTCTACGTGGCGGTGGAGGGACACGTGGCGATGAGTGAGAAGGTGGAGATGGTGGtgaggaagaggaggaagaggaggggGTGTGGAGGGTTGGAGGAGATTccggaagagagagaggagggaaTTGAATCGGACGACTGTTGCTGTCGTTGCGGGGAGGGGGAGAGCGGATCGGACGGTGGAGATTTGCAGGACGAGATGGACATGGAGGGAGTGAGGTGGGCTGTTGATTTGGGGATTTGGGTCATGTGTTTGGGGGTGGGCTTCTTGGTTTCTAAGGCTTCTCTTAGGAGAATGAAAGGCAGGAAAATGTATTGagggttttattattatttgtgtttttgaaTTCTTTGACCGGAATTGTAAAGAATAATGAGTTTATTTATACTAGGAATGATAGAgctaattttaatatttttttatattcatctgaaatgatataaatgtaataaaaaattaaaaaattgcatctataTTATTCAaaatgacatagatgtaatttttttattatatttatatcatttcagaATAACACTGAAAAAAACTCTAACATTCATCAATTGAAGGCCAATTTTGAAATGCTTAGCAACAATTTTTAAGATTTACATGATTggtttcttgtttgttttttttagtccTCTACTTGCTGATTGACACATGGAAAAGTCTCAATTCAATTAAGTCTCCTATCTTAATCatatcaaatttgattatttaattacaataatgctagttattcttttttaggttaaagacatatttggtattgtagtttaaaaacttcattttt contains:
- the LOC133854349 gene encoding uncharacterized protein LOC133854349 → MCRSTDYHGVQFNGRDRRLRIRAFFVRFSGLDPVRKPLPDSATLLYLPRINEQALDVDGSSVRPDSPAFVTLHRVVKSRTREDEAVFGSREPVRAGEGVRFEVYLREERVVKGIFRKDEGQEWKLECKCAVESESANEADVAEVYVAVEGHVAMSEKVEMVVRKRRKRRGCGGLEEIPEEREEGIESDDCCCRCGEGESGSDGGDLQDEMDMEGVRWAVDLGIWVMCLGVGFLVSKASLRRMKGRKMY